In the Kitasatospora terrestris genome, one interval contains:
- a CDS encoding STAS domain-containing protein gives MAVHAELGARRRPAPPGTLVVALEGEAYMDTAPVPARVLRRALAGRPLPGVLVVDCSGVTFCACDGLNELLRARREAAELGVAFRLAAPGEQLARLLEITGTGTVLEVLPAASAVSALGVGVDGGV, from the coding sequence ATGGCTGTGCACGCGGAACTGGGAGCGAGGCGGCGTCCGGCGCCGCCGGGAACGCTGGTGGTCGCGCTGGAGGGGGAGGCCTACATGGACACCGCGCCGGTGCCGGCCCGTGTGCTGCGCCGGGCGCTGGCCGGACGTCCGCTGCCCGGGGTGCTCGTGGTCGACTGCTCGGGAGTGACGTTCTGCGCCTGCGACGGTCTGAACGAACTGCTGCGGGCCCGCCGCGAGGCCGCCGAGCTGGGGGTCGCGTTCCGGCTCGCCGCCCCGGGCGAACAGTTGGCCCGCCTGCTGGAGATCACTGGAACAGGTACGGTTCTCGAGGTCCTGCCCGCCGCTTCCGCGGTG